The following proteins come from a genomic window of Halorussus halophilus:
- a CDS encoding ATP-dependent DNA helicase, with product MTSLPLSEDEFIHQLEEANRERFKDEDWSFNERQRNAILAGNGPLWITAGPGSGKTEVLISRTLKLILADGVQPGSILLTTFTEKAAQNLEERIVDRLEKLGFEDEVDANDIRIGTLHSLCNDITQEYRYPDYANVELLDEDAQQLFMYNNCDFVSVLRGNVDTDEWDTVTGGELTGDAWRFFDEVLPRGVSSQYGPNKWQATGTAAKLFNRISQYRASTDSLRRSPQPEWRVCAEGLERYRETLRENHRCDFARLLEQFVDFIDSESGQRFIDGEPDRERPPLEHVLVDEYQDTNPLQEELYFRLVEKLDSPNITVVGDDDQALYRFRGGTVECLIRFPDRAKDHFETSVTKEQLRTNYRSTEDIVSWCNRYIGDYPLMQREGARASNKEPMIVARDETEGRESVRSLLVGNSDKQSAETAAELVERIHDEGYIEDYSQVAFLFKSTKESSRWAGRYVEALRERNIPVHNPRNKAFLKQDEIEFALSAVIRCVDPDLEGTDAANVRGRVRNQINRWSDKFEDYIDEYAANDLDNYVRRKRRELERADGKESLGYTLLELLYRILSFNPFQQWIEDPDHPERGKRLGQLTKLFDSFASVTGPEHMQKSSRTLSVSTRFLGSFYYVFCGYLEASSFDEPEDPHDQIPTGFVQMMTVHQAKGLEFPVVFASDLDSEPWMSGTYWLENQLTPYAEIEPSGTSEDRAERDEVRRFYVAYSRAEEDLLLLDNENATTNISLGYHESGQPLSENWFKGSRELNAAEDFLNRVGGSVGPHREVGLKRRYSITGDVLAYRRCKRQYGYYNELDFAPNHVTQLFFGRVVHETLDRAHRHYAGDIDGATEGEVPTDDDIEKYFTEVSEALKARNIYPMSKEAEETALDYIQRFNRKEGARLYPRVIDTEHRLQSNRDDFVLEGVVDVLAGDDIDGYEIWDYKAGQRPDGGRELDDYQAQLNTYAELYRYQQGEYPDRGVIYFLGEESRDDAVFQLEFEQGSVESSLSAFEQTVTSIEDDREQRNWFNITPGDAPSNQTCAECDIRWNCPARPEYHGNQ from the coding sequence ATGACATCTCTTCCGCTTTCCGAGGACGAGTTCATCCATCAACTCGAAGAAGCCAATCGGGAGCGGTTCAAGGACGAAGACTGGTCGTTTAACGAACGCCAACGGAATGCTATCCTTGCCGGGAACGGACCACTCTGGATTACCGCAGGTCCAGGCAGCGGAAAGACTGAAGTCTTGATTTCTCGGACCTTGAAGCTCATACTCGCCGATGGAGTCCAGCCTGGGAGTATCCTTCTCACGACGTTTACCGAAAAGGCAGCACAAAATCTGGAGGAACGAATAGTCGACCGGCTTGAGAAACTCGGGTTCGAGGACGAAGTTGATGCGAACGATATCCGGATCGGTACGTTGCATTCACTCTGCAACGATATCACGCAAGAATATCGATATCCGGACTACGCAAACGTAGAGTTGCTCGATGAGGACGCCCAACAACTCTTCATGTACAACAACTGTGATTTCGTTTCTGTACTTCGCGGCAACGTCGATACTGATGAGTGGGACACTGTTACTGGTGGAGAACTCACAGGGGACGCATGGCGTTTCTTCGATGAGGTTCTCCCACGTGGAGTTAGTTCGCAGTACGGTCCGAACAAGTGGCAGGCGACTGGGACCGCCGCAAAATTGTTTAACCGGATCTCTCAGTATCGAGCCAGCACCGATTCGCTACGACGGTCACCCCAACCAGAGTGGCGAGTCTGTGCTGAAGGACTTGAGCGGTATCGGGAGACGCTTCGTGAAAACCATCGATGCGACTTCGCTCGGTTATTAGAACAATTCGTTGACTTCATCGATAGCGAAAGTGGTCAGCGGTTCATCGATGGAGAACCTGACCGGGAACGTCCACCCTTAGAGCACGTGTTAGTAGATGAGTATCAAGACACGAATCCACTCCAGGAGGAACTCTACTTCCGTCTTGTTGAAAAACTCGATAGCCCGAATATCACCGTTGTGGGCGATGATGATCAAGCCCTCTATCGATTCCGCGGTGGGACCGTAGAGTGCCTAATTCGGTTCCCTGATCGCGCTAAAGATCACTTCGAGACCTCTGTCACAAAGGAACAACTGCGAACCAACTACCGCTCCACGGAAGATATCGTTTCCTGGTGTAACCGATATATTGGGGACTATCCGTTGATGCAGCGGGAAGGTGCCCGAGCCTCAAACAAAGAACCCATGATAGTTGCCCGTGATGAGACTGAAGGTCGAGAAAGTGTTCGGTCTCTTCTGGTTGGGAACAGCGACAAACAATCGGCTGAGACTGCTGCAGAATTGGTGGAACGAATTCACGATGAGGGATATATCGAGGACTACAGTCAGGTTGCATTCTTATTTAAAAGTACGAAGGAGAGTTCTCGTTGGGCTGGACGATACGTCGAAGCTCTCCGAGAGCGCAATATCCCTGTTCATAACCCTCGGAACAAAGCGTTTCTGAAGCAGGATGAAATCGAATTTGCTCTAAGTGCGGTTATTCGGTGTGTTGATCCGGATCTGGAAGGTACGGACGCCGCGAATGTTCGTGGCCGTGTCCGTAACCAAATCAATCGCTGGTCAGATAAATTCGAGGACTATATTGACGAATATGCAGCGAACGATCTCGATAACTACGTCCGGCGGAAACGGCGTGAACTAGAACGAGCTGACGGCAAGGAATCTCTGGGGTATACGCTTCTAGAACTTCTTTATCGAATTCTCTCATTCAACCCATTCCAACAGTGGATTGAAGATCCAGACCACCCCGAGCGAGGGAAGCGACTGGGCCAACTTACGAAGTTGTTCGACTCCTTCGCGAGCGTTACGGGTCCGGAGCATATGCAGAAGTCATCTCGGACACTATCGGTATCGACTCGCTTCCTCGGGAGCTTTTACTACGTCTTCTGTGGGTATCTCGAAGCTTCGAGTTTCGATGAACCGGAGGATCCACACGACCAGATTCCCACAGGCTTCGTCCAAATGATGACCGTCCATCAGGCCAAAGGATTAGAATTCCCTGTCGTTTTCGCCAGCGATCTCGATAGCGAGCCCTGGATGAGCGGAACCTACTGGCTCGAAAACCAACTTACACCATACGCAGAGATCGAACCTTCCGGAACTTCCGAAGACAGAGCAGAACGAGACGAAGTTAGACGTTTCTACGTCGCCTACTCACGAGCGGAAGAGGACCTTCTCCTCCTCGATAACGAGAACGCCACTACAAACATTTCTCTCGGATACCATGAGAGTGGGCAACCGCTCTCCGAAAATTGGTTCAAGGGAAGTCGAGAGCTCAATGCTGCTGAAGACTTTCTCAACCGAGTGGGTGGGAGCGTTGGCCCTCACCGTGAGGTAGGTCTCAAACGCCGATATAGCATCACGGGCGATGTATTGGCGTACCGCCGTTGCAAACGTCAGTATGGGTACTACAACGAGCTAGATTTCGCACCAAATCACGTCACACAACTCTTCTTTGGGCGAGTCGTTCACGAAACTCTGGATCGGGCGCATCGTCATTACGCCGGTGATATCGACGGTGCCACCGAGGGTGAAGTACCGACGGATGATGACATCGAGAAGTACTTCACTGAGGTTTCTGAGGCGTTGAAAGCACGGAATATCTATCCTATGAGTAAGGAAGCAGAGGAGACCGCTTTGGACTATATTCAGCGATTTAACCGAAAGGAGGGTGCACGACTCTATCCTCGTGTTATCGATACGGAGCATCGACTTCAAAGCAACCGTGACGATTTCGTGTTAGAAGGTGTCGTCGACGTTTTGGCCGGGGACGATATCGACGGTTACGAAATCTGGGATTACAAAGCGGGACAGCGTCCGGATGGGGGAAGAGAATTAGATGACTACCAAGCTCAACTAAACACCTACGCGGAATTGTACCGGTACCAGCAGGGAGAGTATCCAGATCGAGGTGTAATTTACTTCCTCGGCGAAGAGTCGAGAGACGACGCGGTATTCCAACTCGAGTTCGAGCAAGGGTCCGTCGAGAGCTCTCTCAGTGCTTTCGAACAAACTGTTACGAGTATCGAAGATGACCGTGAGCAACGGAACTGGTTCAATATCACCCCTGGTGATGCACCGTCGAACCAAACGTGTGCAGAGTGCGATATTCGGTGGAATTGCCCTGCCCG
- a CDS encoding outer membrane protein assembly factor BamB family protein, with amino-acid sequence MTPSYSPSRRQFLATTGIGLGMPFQQVRDYRGRAHSSAIQATTEWPMFQVDAANTGHHPTATGPTGTVEIDWEADFQSVPQSSPAVVGNMAYIGTETGIAAFNLTTHEEVWHTEIDDRVWSSPAVANGTVYAGSWDGNIYAVAANDGGEQWKFQTDGPVVSSPAVAAGTVYIGSNDGNIYALRAKDGEKRWHITTHDAVNSSPAVRGDTIYAGSADGYVYALSVSGGTEQWRFETEDRVISSPTATEEAVYVGSGNTIYALDAATGSQQWRFNNHTKSVIKASPAVASGTVYVGTIGAIYALDAIQGTETWRFKKEGWAWNSPVVVGSTVYVGVGNEETGTVPTKERTDILQAFAAKTGQERWQLELGGTVTSAPAVVGGAVYVTGDKLYALTGTAKQDSTVPSVLTQTLPDPVQFISDKNKNQAHGPSTVIIDTEAGTLRVQSDGSTSTVSAIAGYLAGSPIIATSSWEGSVDTETQQIGTCVNEGFDTLVFTPHSFEGIALRGVSAFTLIVDGVVIDDRLILIRYSVDQGILEAEPIKENVGSDISSGQADWPMLGGSHGRTRARPGSNGPIAPISEKWHFKGMDDLWDTAVAGNTVYVASRDSNLYALEASTGEERWRFEGAAHDTRGPAVARDTVYVGSNDTNVYALEASSGKERWRFEKANRITWEPAVAGDTVYIGCDDTNVYALEASTGKERWRFEEATGMTRSPAVMGDTVYVGSNDTNVYALEMSTGKERWRFEEATDRTYWPTVASDTVYVPSEDGSVYALKPSSGKKRWHFEGETDRLWGSAVVGDTVYVGTRDNILYALNVSTGEERWRFEGETSGTYWPAVVEDTVYLGSKASYIFAIDVSTGKERWRYKAGIGGVRQPVVAGDVIFVVDGANRVIALE; translated from the coding sequence ATGACTCCGAGCTACTCACCTTCCCGGCGGCAGTTTCTCGCCACCACAGGGATCGGGCTTGGCATGCCATTCCAGCAGGTGCGCGACTACCGAGGCCGAGCGCATTCTTCCGCAATCCAGGCAACTACAGAGTGGCCAATGTTCCAAGTCGACGCCGCAAACACCGGCCATCACCCAACCGCAACTGGCCCAACGGGCACAGTTGAAATCGACTGGGAAGCCGATTTTCAGAGCGTTCCACAGTCATCACCAGCCGTTGTTGGAAACATGGCCTACATCGGAACCGAGACAGGAATTGCCGCGTTCAATCTCACGACGCATGAGGAGGTGTGGCATACCGAGATAGACGATAGGGTCTGGTCATCGCCTGCGGTCGCAAACGGCACCGTCTATGCCGGCAGTTGGGACGGAAACATATACGCAGTGGCTGCGAACGATGGTGGTGAACAGTGGAAATTTCAAACTGACGGCCCAGTGGTCTCTTCGCCGGCCGTAGCGGCTGGAACCGTCTACATCGGTAGTAATGATGGAAACATCTACGCACTCAGGGCAAAAGATGGGGAGAAACGGTGGCACATTACGACCCACGATGCAGTCAATTCCTCTCCGGCAGTCCGAGGAGACACCATCTATGCGGGAAGTGCCGACGGGTATGTGTATGCCTTGTCCGTTAGCGGTGGGACCGAACAATGGCGGTTCGAAACGGAGGACAGAGTCATCTCGTCTCCGACCGCGACGGAAGAAGCGGTTTACGTTGGAAGCGGGAATACCATCTATGCACTGGATGCAGCCACCGGCAGTCAACAGTGGCGATTTAATAATCATACCAAGTCAGTCATTAAGGCATCACCAGCGGTTGCGAGTGGAACCGTCTATGTCGGCACTATCGGAGCAATCTACGCGCTGGACGCTATCCAAGGTACTGAAACGTGGCGCTTCAAAAAAGAAGGATGGGCCTGGAATTCACCTGTCGTAGTTGGGTCGACTGTCTATGTCGGAGTCGGCAACGAAGAAACTGGCACTGTGCCGACCAAAGAAAGAACTGACATCCTACAGGCATTTGCTGCAAAAACTGGACAAGAACGCTGGCAACTCGAACTAGGGGGCACAGTTACCTCCGCCCCAGCCGTTGTTGGTGGTGCAGTATATGTCACCGGAGACAAACTCTATGCGCTCACCGGTACCGCCAAGCAAGACTCTACAGTTCCATCCGTACTCACCCAGACGTTGCCCGACCCCGTGCAGTTCATCAGCGACAAGAACAAGAATCAAGCTCATGGGCCGAGTACGGTCATCATTGACACCGAAGCGGGAACGCTCCGTGTGCAGTCCGATGGCAGCACATCGACAGTGTCTGCAATCGCCGGCTACCTTGCTGGGTCTCCAATAATCGCAACCTCTTCTTGGGAAGGGAGTGTCGATACCGAGACTCAGCAGATCGGCACCTGCGTAAACGAGGGTTTTGATACGCTTGTATTCACTCCCCACAGCTTCGAAGGCATTGCGCTCCGCGGAGTGAGCGCGTTCACTCTCATCGTCGATGGAGTCGTAATTGACGATCGGTTGATACTGATCCGATACTCTGTTGACCAAGGTATATTGGAGGCGGAACCTATCAAAGAAAATGTAGGATCGGATATATCGTCTGGACAGGCCGACTGGCCAATGTTGGGGGGTAGTCATGGCCGGACTCGGGCCCGACCTGGTTCCAATGGACCTATTGCGCCAATTTCGGAAAAATGGCACTTCAAAGGAATGGACGACCTGTGGGACACTGCAGTGGCTGGCAACACTGTCTATGTCGCAAGTCGGGATTCAAATTTGTATGCGCTTGAGGCATCAACTGGCGAAGAGCGCTGGCGCTTTGAAGGAGCGGCTCACGATACAAGGGGGCCAGCAGTAGCGCGCGACACGGTCTACGTCGGGAGTAATGATACGAATGTGTATGCGCTTGAGGCATCGTCCGGTAAAGAACGTTGGCGCTTCGAAAAAGCAAATAGAATAACGTGGGAGCCTGCAGTAGCAGGCGACACGGTCTATATTGGTTGCGATGATACGAATGTGTATGCGCTAGAGGCGTCGACCGGCAAAGAGCGTTGGCGCTTCGAAGAAGCGACTGGAATGACACGTTCCCCCGCAGTGATGGGCGACACGGTCTACGTCGGGAGTAACGATACGAATGTGTATGCGCTTGAGATGTCGACCGGCAAAGAGCGCTGGCGCTTCGAAGAAGCAACTGACAGAACATATTGGCCCACGGTGGCTAGTGATACCGTCTACGTTCCGAGCGAAGATGGCAGTGTGTACGCACTAAAGCCATCGTCAGGGAAAAAACGCTGGCACTTCGAAGGAGAAACCGACAGGTTGTGGGGGTCTGCGGTGGTCGGTGATACCGTCTACGTTGGAACTCGCGACAATATTCTATATGCGCTCAATGTGTCGACTGGGGAGGAACGCTGGCGCTTTGAGGGAGAAACCAGTGGAACGTACTGGCCCGCGGTAGTGGAAGATACGGTCTATCTCGGGAGCAAAGCATCCTACATATTTGCGATAGATGTATCGACTGGTAAAGAGCGCTGGCGCTACAAAGCGGGAATTGGAGGGGTAAGACAGCCGGTAGTGGCGGGTGATGTTATCTTTGTCGTAGACGGTGCAAATAGGGTGATTGCGCTAGAATGA